Below is a genomic region from bacterium BMS3Abin08.
CTCCCTTACCGGATGCCAGGCATCAACTGCCTTTGCAGGTTTGTCCTGAACCCTTGCGCTGTGTTCCTGATTGGAGAGAATCACGATCCCGTCACCGGCCTTTAAAACCCTTGTCTCTCCGTTGAGGCTGAATTCCATCTCACCTTCAATGACATAGGTTATCTGCTCATGCGGATGTCTGTGAGTTGGGATGACAGCACCCGGATCAAATTCAAAGAAAGTCATCATGGTATCGTTACCGAAGACCGCCCTAAGCTTAACTCCTTCAAGAACATCTCTTGCCTTTAATTCCGATTCTCTGAAAAAGGTCATTTGCCCGCTCCTTTAAGAAAAGTATTTAAGCAAGTTTATAGAAACACCCGGCCCTGGAAAGGTTCAGACCCTCCGGACTATCGCCTCATACGGATCTGCCAGCATGGACCTAAAAGCAGGGAACATAGCAGCAACTGTTCCTGTTAATAAAGACACGAGTATGCATGCAGCTGTCAGGAGCAGAGACTCCATCATAGACGGCAGTAAGAATGGACTACTCAATGTAGCCTTTATCGTCTCTGTGAAAAAATACAGGAATACCCCGCCACAGAGTATCCCGGATAAAGAACCAATAAGAGAAAGCATCAAAGCCTCGGCCATTATAAGTCTGAATATATCGCCCCGCTTTGCACCCATTGCCCTAAGCAGGCACAATTCCCTCTGTCTCTCGTTTACTATCATCGAGAAAATTACCCCGATAAGAACCAGTGCCACAATCCATACAGCCCCGGTTAGTACAAAAACACTCCTTATCACACCTGACAGCCGCTCCCTTATAGATGACAGCAAGCGCCCGGGTACCACAGCCCTTACACCGGGCAGATATTCCGTAATATAAGCAGCCACACTTGAAGGATCGTATCCGGGCTTTACCTGAACAAGCACGGAAGAGATCCGGTTAT
It encodes:
- a CDS encoding cupin domain protein, whose translation is MTFFRESELKARDVLEGVKLRAVFGNDTMMTFFEFDPGAVIPTHRHPHEQITYVIEGEMEFSLNGETRVLKAGDGIVILSNQEHSARVQDKPAKAVDAWHPVREEYR